The sequence below is a genomic window from Tenacibaculum tangerinum.
ATCACAATATGGAACTACTGATGTAGCAATATATTGTTACCCTCCAGAAATAATTTTAGATGGTTCAAACAATCAAAATGAAACTTCGTATCAGATCGAAATCATGCCATTTGATTTACTTAATTGGACTAGCGGCTCTGTTATTTATGATACAGGTGAAATAGTTGGCCAAGTTCCAAATAGTGTAAATATAACTAATTCATATCCTTGGACATTAAATACCATTTACAGGGTAAAACTTGCCACGAAACCTTGCTATAATGAAGATAATATATTCTTTCAAATAGTAAATCCACCAGAAATAATGCTTCCTACCACTATATCAACATGCGATGGCAATTTCCAAGAAATATGTGGCCCAATAGCTCCTAATGGTTCCACATATACATACCAATGGTATGGACCTGACCATGACCCCACTTCTGTCATTCTTTTAGGAGAGGAAATGTGTTTTACACCATCACAAACGGGGAATTACACCTTAATGGTTACCGATGAAAATGGGTGTACAGCTAACCATACCATTAACGTATTAGATGAAATACCTCAACCCAATTTAGGAAACGATATTACTATAGAATGCGGGCAAAACCCTGTCGGTAATATTAACATATTAAATCAGGGTTTTGACGGCTCTAATTATACCATTACCTGGTATCACAACGGTCAAGAAATTCAAGTTGGAGGCGAAACATTAATGACCTCAATTGCCTCAGGAGAAGTAACGGTTGTTATAGCTGTAGACGGATGCAAATCTGTGTCCGACACTATTACAATTACCCAAGAATATTGCTGTCCTGAGGATTTACAATTAGTAATGGACTGTGAAACCAAAGAACTACGTGTAGAGAACCTCCCTAATAACATAACTATCAATACTATTTTCTGGGATTTAAACAATCAGACAATACCAAATGAAAATAACACCACACTGCAAGTTACTGAAGAAGGTATATACTCTTTTGGAATTATCTTTACCTTTCCTGATGGAACAGAGTGCCATGATTATATTCACTTTGAATATACAGAGGACTATTGCTGTGATGTTACTGGTTCTCAAGCGGTGGTTAGTATGTTAGGTGTAACTAATTATTACAATGTTACAAATACTCCATACGGACCTATGACCATACCAGCAATGTGTGGAAGAGTAGCTCTTGACGGTTCATTGAGTACTTGTGAAGATGCTTATTTTATATCGGTTGCCCCATTTGACCCTGCTTCTTGGAATACCAACCCCCCTATTTTTGAAGGTTGGATACAAGGACAAGCTCCTAATAATATCGATTTAACACAACCTCCATTTAATTTGGTATTCGATAATCAAACATTTTATATGATACAATTTGCTGTAGGTCCAAATTGGGATGATGAATATATTTTATTCTGGTATGATTGTGAAACCAAGAAAGAAATGGTAATTGCCCCCAACCCAAACCAAGGTATCTTTAAAGTTTCCATGACAAATAATGAAGAAGAA
It includes:
- a CDS encoding T9SS type A sorting domain-containing protein, whose translation is MKKIFLSIIFLINYTILYGQTECCTETTNLIKNGDFEHGSQPTNTSNNIDLASYWNPIWSYGNQADLYDENHSAVGNPPSPMDGNYASCWIDNRVGDATYREGMQVKLGYNGSPITILPNTGDYNMSFELASLYGFGNAEIGIYGVYNPQNSLAPTPTSSHAPTNLDLFGANNTVLLETIPVPTNANSNKQLISISFPTNSANFPNNGITHIFITRSSTVLQGGYYVAFDNFCIYNREDAPNQSKIKFSNTYQKIKQLPSQYGTTDVAIYCYPPEIILDGSNNQNETSYQIEIMPFDLLNWTSGSVIYDTGEIVGQVPNSVNITNSYPWTLNTIYRVKLATKPCYNEDNIFFQIVNPPEIMLPTTISTCDGNFQEICGPIAPNGSTYTYQWYGPDHDPTSVILLGEEMCFTPSQTGNYTLMVTDENGCTANHTINVLDEIPQPNLGNDITIECGQNPVGNINILNQGFDGSNYTITWYHNGQEIQVGGETLMTSIASGEVTVVIAVDGCKSVSDTITITQEYCCPEDLQLVMDCETKELRVENLPNNITINTIFWDLNNQTIPNENNTTLQVTEEGIYSFGIIFTFPDGTECHDYIHFEYTEDYCCDVTGSQAVVSMLGVTNYYNVTNTPYGPMTIPAMCGRVALDGSLSTCEDAYFISVAPFDPASWNTNPPIFEGWIQGQAPNNIDLTQPPFNLVFDNQTFYMIQFAVGPNWDDEYILFWYDCETKKEMVIAPNPNQGIFKVSMTNNEEEGILEVIDLSGNVIYKGTIFKENPTEIDISREKSGGYVVKVSIKGEVYTEKIMKN